The following are from one region of the Leucoraja erinacea ecotype New England chromosome 35, Leri_hhj_1, whole genome shotgun sequence genome:
- the dbnlb gene encoding drebrin-like b isoform X8, whose protein sequence is MAANLSRNGPALQAAYQDVLNDKTGTDWALFTYEGNSNDLRVAGTGDGGLEEMVEELNSGKVMYAFCRVKDPNSGLPKCVLINWTGEGVKDSRKGLCANHVSTMGNFLKGAHVTINARADEDVELDEIMGKVAKASGANYNFHKESSRYQDTTPQGPVGSVYKKTNAMTEIRNVNKEGFWAQTEKDEAKRREEDKKRRAQEHEGLEQERKARERQESDSREQHYRDKSSQIDQQKQFQKKQDSVSRENEKQRWNEQEQEYQAEMRKGFKRSQSIEKASEAASIIAQRSMNPKELFKDRERGKLADPSLFNASTQPDMQISAEAQSETERVDAEPKEEPQTVWNAPAPAPVPVPAEQAQSEEGYSWQFHHSDTVEHEDIYQDAEGNAEEQQKSEPVPASVPQVTTEQAAPDDQNIYETTETPVQGLCARALYDYQAADSTETPFDPDDIISDIEQIDEGWWRGYAADGTFGMFPANYVELLTG, encoded by the exons gGCACTGTTTACATATGAGGGCAACAGCAATGACCTGCGGGTGGCAGGAACTGGAG ATGGAGGTCTGGAGGAAATGGTGGAAGAGCTGAACAGTGGGAAAGTGATGTACGCTTTCTGCCGAGTGAAAGACCCCAATTCAGGGTTGCCCAAGTGTGTGCTGATCAACTGG ACTGGTGAAGGAGTGAAGGATTCCAGGAAAGGGCTGTGTGCCAATCATGTCAGCACTATGGGCAACTTTCTGAAG GGAGCTCACGTTACCATCAATGCCCGAGCTGATGAGGATGTGGAGCTAGACGAGATCATGGGGAAGGTTGCCAAAGCCTCCGGTGCCAACTACAACTTCCACAAGGAGAGCTCCCGCTACCAAGATACCACCCCGCAGGGTCCTGTG GGGTCAGTTTATAAGAAGACAAACGCAATGACAGAAATCCGAAACGTGAACAAGGAGGGTTTCTGGGCACAAACGGAG aaagaTGAGGCAAAGCGAAGGGAAGAAGACAAGAAGAGGCGGGCACAAGAACATGAAGGCTTGGAGCAGGAGCGGAAGGCGAGAGAGCGGCAAGAATCTGACTCGAGGGAGCAGCATTATAGAGATAAGTCAAGTCAGATTGACCAGCAGAA GCAGTTCCAGAAGAAACAAGACTCTGTAAGCAGGGAGAATGAGAAACAGCGTTGG AATGAACAAGAGCAGGAATATCAAGCAGAGATGCGCAAGGGGTTCAAGAGAAGCCAGTCTATTGAGAAGGCATCG GAGGCAGCTTCCATCATCGCCCAGAGATCAATGAACCCCAAGGAGCTGTTCAAGGACCGTGAACGTGGCAAGTTGGCAGACCCGTCTTTGTTCAATGCGAGCACACAGCCAG ACATGCAGATCTCAGCAGAGGCGCAGAGTGAAACCGAGAGGGTAGATGCAGAGCCCAAGGAGGAGCCACAGACTGTCTGGAACG caccagcaccagcaccagtacCAGTACCTGCGGAGCAAGCTCAGAGTGAAGAAGGTTACAGCTGGCAGTTCCACCACTCAGACACAGTGGAGCACGAGGACATCTACCAGGATGCGGAGGGAAACGCAGAGGAGCAGCAGAAGTCGGAGCCAGTCCCCGCG TCTGTCCCTCAGGTCACGACGGAGCAGGCCGCCCCTGACGATCAGAACATTTATGAGACAACAGAGACCCCGGTGCAGGGGCTGTGTGCCAGGGCACTATACGACTATCAAGCTG CTGACAGCACAGAGACCCCCTTCGACCCGGACGACATCATCTCGGACATTGAGCAGATAGATGAAGGCTGGTGGCGGGGCTACGCTGCGGACGGCACCTTCGGCATGTTCCCAGCCAACTACGTGGAGCTGCTGACCGGGTAG
- the dbnlb gene encoding drebrin-like b isoform X3, whose protein sequence is MAANLSRNGPALQAAYQDVLNDKTGTDWALFTYEGNSNDLRVAGTGDGGLEEMVEELNSGKVMYAFCRVKDPNSGLPKCVLINWTGEGVKDSRKGLCANHVSTMGNFLKGAHVTINARADEDVELDEIMGKVAKASGANYNFHKESSRYQDTTPQGPVGSVYKKTNAMTEIRNVNKEGFWAQTEKDEAKRREEDKKRRAQEHEGLEQERKARERQESDSREQHYRDKSSQIDQQKQFQKKQDSVSRENEKQRWNEQEQEYQAEMRKGFKRSQSIEKASEAASIIAQRSMNPKELFKDRERGKLADPSLFNASTQPGKLKSPFLQSRSQQLESPPSPVRSSAHPQSPDMQISAEAQSETERVDAEPKEEPQTVWNAPAPAPAPVPVPAEQAQSEEGYSWQFHHSDTVEHEDIYQDAEGNAEEQQKSEPVPASVPQVTTEQAAPDDQNIYETTETPVQGLCARALYDYQAADSTETPFDPDDIISDIEQIDEGWWRGYAADGTFGMFPANYVELLTG, encoded by the exons gGCACTGTTTACATATGAGGGCAACAGCAATGACCTGCGGGTGGCAGGAACTGGAG ATGGAGGTCTGGAGGAAATGGTGGAAGAGCTGAACAGTGGGAAAGTGATGTACGCTTTCTGCCGAGTGAAAGACCCCAATTCAGGGTTGCCCAAGTGTGTGCTGATCAACTGG ACTGGTGAAGGAGTGAAGGATTCCAGGAAAGGGCTGTGTGCCAATCATGTCAGCACTATGGGCAACTTTCTGAAG GGAGCTCACGTTACCATCAATGCCCGAGCTGATGAGGATGTGGAGCTAGACGAGATCATGGGGAAGGTTGCCAAAGCCTCCGGTGCCAACTACAACTTCCACAAGGAGAGCTCCCGCTACCAAGATACCACCCCGCAGGGTCCTGTG GGGTCAGTTTATAAGAAGACAAACGCAATGACAGAAATCCGAAACGTGAACAAGGAGGGTTTCTGGGCACAAACGGAG aaagaTGAGGCAAAGCGAAGGGAAGAAGACAAGAAGAGGCGGGCACAAGAACATGAAGGCTTGGAGCAGGAGCGGAAGGCGAGAGAGCGGCAAGAATCTGACTCGAGGGAGCAGCATTATAGAGATAAGTCAAGTCAGATTGACCAGCAGAA GCAGTTCCAGAAGAAACAAGACTCTGTAAGCAGGGAGAATGAGAAACAGCGTTGG AATGAACAAGAGCAGGAATATCAAGCAGAGATGCGCAAGGGGTTCAAGAGAAGCCAGTCTATTGAGAAGGCATCG GAGGCAGCTTCCATCATCGCCCAGAGATCAATGAACCCCAAGGAGCTGTTCAAGGACCGTGAACGTGGCAAGTTGGCAGACCCGTCTTTGTTCAATGCGAGCACACAGCCAG GCAAGTTGAAGAGCCCTTTCCTGCAGTCCCGGAGCCAGCAGCTAGAATCCCCTCCCTCGCCTGTCCGCTCATCAGCCCATCCACAGTCCCCAG ACATGCAGATCTCAGCAGAGGCGCAGAGTGAAACCGAGAGGGTAGATGCAGAGCCCAAGGAGGAGCCACAGACTGTCTGGAACG caccagcaccagcaccagcaccagtacCAGTACCTGCGGAGCAAGCTCAGAGTGAAGAAGGTTACAGCTGGCAGTTCCACCACTCAGACACAGTGGAGCACGAGGACATCTACCAGGATGCGGAGGGAAACGCAGAGGAGCAGCAGAAGTCGGAGCCAGTCCCCGCG TCTGTCCCTCAGGTCACGACGGAGCAGGCCGCCCCTGACGATCAGAACATTTATGAGACAACAGAGACCCCGGTGCAGGGGCTGTGTGCCAGGGCACTATACGACTATCAAGCTG CTGACAGCACAGAGACCCCCTTCGACCCGGACGACATCATCTCGGACATTGAGCAGATAGATGAAGGCTGGTGGCGGGGCTACGCTGCGGACGGCACCTTCGGCATGTTCCCAGCCAACTACGTGGAGCTGCTGACCGGGTAG
- the dbnlb gene encoding drebrin-like b isoform X2: MAANLSRNGPALQAAYQDVLNDKTGTDWALFTYEGNSNDLRVAGTGDGGLEEMVEELNSGKVMYAFCRVKDPNSGLPKCVLINWTGEGVKDSRKGLCANHVSTMGNFLKGAHVTINARADEDVELDEIMGKVAKASGANYNFHKESSRYQDTTPQGPVGSVYKKTNAMTEIRNVNKEGFWAQTEKDEAKRREEDKKRRAQEHEGLEQERKARERQESDSREQHYRDKSSQIDQQKQFQKKQDSVSRENEKQRWNEQEQEYQAEMRKGFKRSQSIEKASEAASIIAQRSMNPKELFKDRERGKLADPSLFNASTQPGKLKSPFLQSRSQQLESPPSPVRSSAHPQSPDMQISAEAQSETERVDAEPKEEPQTVWNVPAPAPAPAPVPVPAEQAQSEEGYSWQFHHSDTVEHEDIYQDAEGNAEEQQKSEPVPASVPQVTTEQAAPDDQNIYETTETPVQGLCARALYDYQAADSTETPFDPDDIISDIEQIDEGWWRGYAADGTFGMFPANYVELLTG, encoded by the exons gGCACTGTTTACATATGAGGGCAACAGCAATGACCTGCGGGTGGCAGGAACTGGAG ATGGAGGTCTGGAGGAAATGGTGGAAGAGCTGAACAGTGGGAAAGTGATGTACGCTTTCTGCCGAGTGAAAGACCCCAATTCAGGGTTGCCCAAGTGTGTGCTGATCAACTGG ACTGGTGAAGGAGTGAAGGATTCCAGGAAAGGGCTGTGTGCCAATCATGTCAGCACTATGGGCAACTTTCTGAAG GGAGCTCACGTTACCATCAATGCCCGAGCTGATGAGGATGTGGAGCTAGACGAGATCATGGGGAAGGTTGCCAAAGCCTCCGGTGCCAACTACAACTTCCACAAGGAGAGCTCCCGCTACCAAGATACCACCCCGCAGGGTCCTGTG GGGTCAGTTTATAAGAAGACAAACGCAATGACAGAAATCCGAAACGTGAACAAGGAGGGTTTCTGGGCACAAACGGAG aaagaTGAGGCAAAGCGAAGGGAAGAAGACAAGAAGAGGCGGGCACAAGAACATGAAGGCTTGGAGCAGGAGCGGAAGGCGAGAGAGCGGCAAGAATCTGACTCGAGGGAGCAGCATTATAGAGATAAGTCAAGTCAGATTGACCAGCAGAA GCAGTTCCAGAAGAAACAAGACTCTGTAAGCAGGGAGAATGAGAAACAGCGTTGG AATGAACAAGAGCAGGAATATCAAGCAGAGATGCGCAAGGGGTTCAAGAGAAGCCAGTCTATTGAGAAGGCATCG GAGGCAGCTTCCATCATCGCCCAGAGATCAATGAACCCCAAGGAGCTGTTCAAGGACCGTGAACGTGGCAAGTTGGCAGACCCGTCTTTGTTCAATGCGAGCACACAGCCAG GCAAGTTGAAGAGCCCTTTCCTGCAGTCCCGGAGCCAGCAGCTAGAATCCCCTCCCTCGCCTGTCCGCTCATCAGCCCATCCACAGTCCCCAG ACATGCAGATCTCAGCAGAGGCGCAGAGTGAAACCGAGAGGGTAGATGCAGAGCCCAAGGAGGAGCCACAGACTGTCTGGAACG taccagcaccagcaccagcaccagcaccagtacCAGTACCTGCGGAGCAAGCTCAGAGTGAAGAAGGTTACAGCTGGCAGTTCCACCACTCAGACACAGTGGAGCACGAGGACATCTACCAGGATGCGGAGGGAAACGCAGAGGAGCAGCAGAAGTCGGAGCCAGTCCCCGCG TCTGTCCCTCAGGTCACGACGGAGCAGGCCGCCCCTGACGATCAGAACATTTATGAGACAACAGAGACCCCGGTGCAGGGGCTGTGTGCCAGGGCACTATACGACTATCAAGCTG CTGACAGCACAGAGACCCCCTTCGACCCGGACGACATCATCTCGGACATTGAGCAGATAGATGAAGGCTGGTGGCGGGGCTACGCTGCGGACGGCACCTTCGGCATGTTCCCAGCCAACTACGTGGAGCTGCTGACCGGGTAG
- the dbnlb gene encoding drebrin-like b isoform X6, which yields MAANLSRNGPALQAAYQDVLNDKTGTDWALFTYEGNSNDLRVAGTGDGGLEEMVEELNSGKVMYAFCRVKDPNSGLPKCVLINWTGEGVKDSRKGLCANHVSTMGNFLKGAHVTINARADEDVELDEIMGKVAKASGANYNFHKESSRYQDTTPQGPVGSVYKKTNAMTEIRNVNKEGFWAQTEKDEAKRREEDKKRRAQEHEGLEQERKARERQESDSREQHYRDKSSQIDQQKQFQKKQDSVSRENEKQRWNEQEQEYQAEMRKGFKRSQSIEKASEAASIIAQRSMNPKELFKDRERGKLADPSLFNASTQPDMQISAEAQSETERVDAEPKEEPQTVWNVPAPAPAPAPVPVPAEQAQSEEGYSWQFHHSDTVEHEDIYQDAEGNAEEQQKSEPVPASVPQVTTEQAAPDDQNIYETTETPVQGLCARALYDYQAADSTETPFDPDDIISDIEQIDEGWWRGYAADGTFGMFPANYVELLTG from the exons gGCACTGTTTACATATGAGGGCAACAGCAATGACCTGCGGGTGGCAGGAACTGGAG ATGGAGGTCTGGAGGAAATGGTGGAAGAGCTGAACAGTGGGAAAGTGATGTACGCTTTCTGCCGAGTGAAAGACCCCAATTCAGGGTTGCCCAAGTGTGTGCTGATCAACTGG ACTGGTGAAGGAGTGAAGGATTCCAGGAAAGGGCTGTGTGCCAATCATGTCAGCACTATGGGCAACTTTCTGAAG GGAGCTCACGTTACCATCAATGCCCGAGCTGATGAGGATGTGGAGCTAGACGAGATCATGGGGAAGGTTGCCAAAGCCTCCGGTGCCAACTACAACTTCCACAAGGAGAGCTCCCGCTACCAAGATACCACCCCGCAGGGTCCTGTG GGGTCAGTTTATAAGAAGACAAACGCAATGACAGAAATCCGAAACGTGAACAAGGAGGGTTTCTGGGCACAAACGGAG aaagaTGAGGCAAAGCGAAGGGAAGAAGACAAGAAGAGGCGGGCACAAGAACATGAAGGCTTGGAGCAGGAGCGGAAGGCGAGAGAGCGGCAAGAATCTGACTCGAGGGAGCAGCATTATAGAGATAAGTCAAGTCAGATTGACCAGCAGAA GCAGTTCCAGAAGAAACAAGACTCTGTAAGCAGGGAGAATGAGAAACAGCGTTGG AATGAACAAGAGCAGGAATATCAAGCAGAGATGCGCAAGGGGTTCAAGAGAAGCCAGTCTATTGAGAAGGCATCG GAGGCAGCTTCCATCATCGCCCAGAGATCAATGAACCCCAAGGAGCTGTTCAAGGACCGTGAACGTGGCAAGTTGGCAGACCCGTCTTTGTTCAATGCGAGCACACAGCCAG ACATGCAGATCTCAGCAGAGGCGCAGAGTGAAACCGAGAGGGTAGATGCAGAGCCCAAGGAGGAGCCACAGACTGTCTGGAACG taccagcaccagcaccagcaccagcaccagtacCAGTACCTGCGGAGCAAGCTCAGAGTGAAGAAGGTTACAGCTGGCAGTTCCACCACTCAGACACAGTGGAGCACGAGGACATCTACCAGGATGCGGAGGGAAACGCAGAGGAGCAGCAGAAGTCGGAGCCAGTCCCCGCG TCTGTCCCTCAGGTCACGACGGAGCAGGCCGCCCCTGACGATCAGAACATTTATGAGACAACAGAGACCCCGGTGCAGGGGCTGTGTGCCAGGGCACTATACGACTATCAAGCTG CTGACAGCACAGAGACCCCCTTCGACCCGGACGACATCATCTCGGACATTGAGCAGATAGATGAAGGCTGGTGGCGGGGCTACGCTGCGGACGGCACCTTCGGCATGTTCCCAGCCAACTACGTGGAGCTGCTGACCGGGTAG
- the dbnlb gene encoding drebrin-like b isoform X1, giving the protein MAANLSRNGPALQAAYQDVLNDKTGTDWALFTYEGNSNDLRVAGTGDGGLEEMVEELNSGKVMYAFCRVKDPNSGLPKCVLINWTGEGVKDSRKGLCANHVSTMGNFLKGAHVTINARADEDVELDEIMGKVAKASGANYNFHKESSRYQDTTPQGPVGSVYKKTNAMTEIRNVNKEGFWAQTEKDEAKRREEDKKRRAQEHEGLEQERKARERQESDSREQHYRDKSSQIDQQKQFQKKQDSVSRENEKQRWNEQEQEYQAEMRKGFKRSQSIEKASEAASIIAQRSMNPKELFKDRERGKLADPSLFNASTQPGKLKSPFLQSRSQQLESPPSPVRSSAHPQSPDMQISAEAQSETERVDAEPKEEPQTVWNVPVPVPAPAPAPAPVPVPAEQAQSEEGYSWQFHHSDTVEHEDIYQDAEGNAEEQQKSEPVPASVPQVTTEQAAPDDQNIYETTETPVQGLCARALYDYQAADSTETPFDPDDIISDIEQIDEGWWRGYAADGTFGMFPANYVELLTG; this is encoded by the exons gGCACTGTTTACATATGAGGGCAACAGCAATGACCTGCGGGTGGCAGGAACTGGAG ATGGAGGTCTGGAGGAAATGGTGGAAGAGCTGAACAGTGGGAAAGTGATGTACGCTTTCTGCCGAGTGAAAGACCCCAATTCAGGGTTGCCCAAGTGTGTGCTGATCAACTGG ACTGGTGAAGGAGTGAAGGATTCCAGGAAAGGGCTGTGTGCCAATCATGTCAGCACTATGGGCAACTTTCTGAAG GGAGCTCACGTTACCATCAATGCCCGAGCTGATGAGGATGTGGAGCTAGACGAGATCATGGGGAAGGTTGCCAAAGCCTCCGGTGCCAACTACAACTTCCACAAGGAGAGCTCCCGCTACCAAGATACCACCCCGCAGGGTCCTGTG GGGTCAGTTTATAAGAAGACAAACGCAATGACAGAAATCCGAAACGTGAACAAGGAGGGTTTCTGGGCACAAACGGAG aaagaTGAGGCAAAGCGAAGGGAAGAAGACAAGAAGAGGCGGGCACAAGAACATGAAGGCTTGGAGCAGGAGCGGAAGGCGAGAGAGCGGCAAGAATCTGACTCGAGGGAGCAGCATTATAGAGATAAGTCAAGTCAGATTGACCAGCAGAA GCAGTTCCAGAAGAAACAAGACTCTGTAAGCAGGGAGAATGAGAAACAGCGTTGG AATGAACAAGAGCAGGAATATCAAGCAGAGATGCGCAAGGGGTTCAAGAGAAGCCAGTCTATTGAGAAGGCATCG GAGGCAGCTTCCATCATCGCCCAGAGATCAATGAACCCCAAGGAGCTGTTCAAGGACCGTGAACGTGGCAAGTTGGCAGACCCGTCTTTGTTCAATGCGAGCACACAGCCAG GCAAGTTGAAGAGCCCTTTCCTGCAGTCCCGGAGCCAGCAGCTAGAATCCCCTCCCTCGCCTGTCCGCTCATCAGCCCATCCACAGTCCCCAG ACATGCAGATCTCAGCAGAGGCGCAGAGTGAAACCGAGAGGGTAGATGCAGAGCCCAAGGAGGAGCCACAGACTGTCTGGAACG TACCAGTACCAgtaccagcaccagcaccagcaccagcaccagtacCAGTACCTGCGGAGCAAGCTCAGAGTGAAGAAGGTTACAGCTGGCAGTTCCACCACTCAGACACAGTGGAGCACGAGGACATCTACCAGGATGCGGAGGGAAACGCAGAGGAGCAGCAGAAGTCGGAGCCAGTCCCCGCG TCTGTCCCTCAGGTCACGACGGAGCAGGCCGCCCCTGACGATCAGAACATTTATGAGACAACAGAGACCCCGGTGCAGGGGCTGTGTGCCAGGGCACTATACGACTATCAAGCTG CTGACAGCACAGAGACCCCCTTCGACCCGGACGACATCATCTCGGACATTGAGCAGATAGATGAAGGCTGGTGGCGGGGCTACGCTGCGGACGGCACCTTCGGCATGTTCCCAGCCAACTACGTGGAGCTGCTGACCGGGTAG
- the dbnlb gene encoding drebrin-like b isoform X7, producing MAANLSRNGPALQAAYQDVLNDKTGTDWALFTYEGNSNDLRVAGTGDGGLEEMVEELNSGKVMYAFCRVKDPNSGLPKCVLINWTGEGVKDSRKGLCANHVSTMGNFLKGAHVTINARADEDVELDEIMGKVAKASGANYNFHKESSRYQDTTPQGPVGSVYKKTNAMTEIRNVNKEGFWAQTEKDEAKRREEDKKRRAQEHEGLEQERKARERQESDSREQHYRDKSSQIDQQKQFQKKQDSVSRENEKQRWNEQEQEYQAEMRKGFKRSQSIEKASEAASIIAQRSMNPKELFKDRERGKLADPSLFNASTQPDMQISAEAQSETERVDAEPKEEPQTVWNAPAPAPAPVPVPAEQAQSEEGYSWQFHHSDTVEHEDIYQDAEGNAEEQQKSEPVPASVPQVTTEQAAPDDQNIYETTETPVQGLCARALYDYQAADSTETPFDPDDIISDIEQIDEGWWRGYAADGTFGMFPANYVELLTG from the exons gGCACTGTTTACATATGAGGGCAACAGCAATGACCTGCGGGTGGCAGGAACTGGAG ATGGAGGTCTGGAGGAAATGGTGGAAGAGCTGAACAGTGGGAAAGTGATGTACGCTTTCTGCCGAGTGAAAGACCCCAATTCAGGGTTGCCCAAGTGTGTGCTGATCAACTGG ACTGGTGAAGGAGTGAAGGATTCCAGGAAAGGGCTGTGTGCCAATCATGTCAGCACTATGGGCAACTTTCTGAAG GGAGCTCACGTTACCATCAATGCCCGAGCTGATGAGGATGTGGAGCTAGACGAGATCATGGGGAAGGTTGCCAAAGCCTCCGGTGCCAACTACAACTTCCACAAGGAGAGCTCCCGCTACCAAGATACCACCCCGCAGGGTCCTGTG GGGTCAGTTTATAAGAAGACAAACGCAATGACAGAAATCCGAAACGTGAACAAGGAGGGTTTCTGGGCACAAACGGAG aaagaTGAGGCAAAGCGAAGGGAAGAAGACAAGAAGAGGCGGGCACAAGAACATGAAGGCTTGGAGCAGGAGCGGAAGGCGAGAGAGCGGCAAGAATCTGACTCGAGGGAGCAGCATTATAGAGATAAGTCAAGTCAGATTGACCAGCAGAA GCAGTTCCAGAAGAAACAAGACTCTGTAAGCAGGGAGAATGAGAAACAGCGTTGG AATGAACAAGAGCAGGAATATCAAGCAGAGATGCGCAAGGGGTTCAAGAGAAGCCAGTCTATTGAGAAGGCATCG GAGGCAGCTTCCATCATCGCCCAGAGATCAATGAACCCCAAGGAGCTGTTCAAGGACCGTGAACGTGGCAAGTTGGCAGACCCGTCTTTGTTCAATGCGAGCACACAGCCAG ACATGCAGATCTCAGCAGAGGCGCAGAGTGAAACCGAGAGGGTAGATGCAGAGCCCAAGGAGGAGCCACAGACTGTCTGGAACG caccagcaccagcaccagcaccagtacCAGTACCTGCGGAGCAAGCTCAGAGTGAAGAAGGTTACAGCTGGCAGTTCCACCACTCAGACACAGTGGAGCACGAGGACATCTACCAGGATGCGGAGGGAAACGCAGAGGAGCAGCAGAAGTCGGAGCCAGTCCCCGCG TCTGTCCCTCAGGTCACGACGGAGCAGGCCGCCCCTGACGATCAGAACATTTATGAGACAACAGAGACCCCGGTGCAGGGGCTGTGTGCCAGGGCACTATACGACTATCAAGCTG CTGACAGCACAGAGACCCCCTTCGACCCGGACGACATCATCTCGGACATTGAGCAGATAGATGAAGGCTGGTGGCGGGGCTACGCTGCGGACGGCACCTTCGGCATGTTCCCAGCCAACTACGTGGAGCTGCTGACCGGGTAG
- the dbnlb gene encoding drebrin-like b isoform X5, which produces MAANLSRNGPALQAAYQDVLNDKTGTDWALFTYEGNSNDLRVAGTGDGGLEEMVEELNSGKVMYAFCRVKDPNSGLPKCVLINWTGEGVKDSRKGLCANHVSTMGNFLKGAHVTINARADEDVELDEIMGKVAKASGANYNFHKESSRYQDTTPQGPVGSVYKKTNAMTEIRNVNKEGFWAQTEKDEAKRREEDKKRRAQEHEGLEQERKARERQESDSREQHYRDKSSQIDQQKQFQKKQDSVSRENEKQRWNEQEQEYQAEMRKGFKRSQSIEKASEAASIIAQRSMNPKELFKDRERGKLADPSLFNASTQPDMQISAEAQSETERVDAEPKEEPQTVWNVPVPVPAPAPAPAPVPVPAEQAQSEEGYSWQFHHSDTVEHEDIYQDAEGNAEEQQKSEPVPASVPQVTTEQAAPDDQNIYETTETPVQGLCARALYDYQAADSTETPFDPDDIISDIEQIDEGWWRGYAADGTFGMFPANYVELLTG; this is translated from the exons gGCACTGTTTACATATGAGGGCAACAGCAATGACCTGCGGGTGGCAGGAACTGGAG ATGGAGGTCTGGAGGAAATGGTGGAAGAGCTGAACAGTGGGAAAGTGATGTACGCTTTCTGCCGAGTGAAAGACCCCAATTCAGGGTTGCCCAAGTGTGTGCTGATCAACTGG ACTGGTGAAGGAGTGAAGGATTCCAGGAAAGGGCTGTGTGCCAATCATGTCAGCACTATGGGCAACTTTCTGAAG GGAGCTCACGTTACCATCAATGCCCGAGCTGATGAGGATGTGGAGCTAGACGAGATCATGGGGAAGGTTGCCAAAGCCTCCGGTGCCAACTACAACTTCCACAAGGAGAGCTCCCGCTACCAAGATACCACCCCGCAGGGTCCTGTG GGGTCAGTTTATAAGAAGACAAACGCAATGACAGAAATCCGAAACGTGAACAAGGAGGGTTTCTGGGCACAAACGGAG aaagaTGAGGCAAAGCGAAGGGAAGAAGACAAGAAGAGGCGGGCACAAGAACATGAAGGCTTGGAGCAGGAGCGGAAGGCGAGAGAGCGGCAAGAATCTGACTCGAGGGAGCAGCATTATAGAGATAAGTCAAGTCAGATTGACCAGCAGAA GCAGTTCCAGAAGAAACAAGACTCTGTAAGCAGGGAGAATGAGAAACAGCGTTGG AATGAACAAGAGCAGGAATATCAAGCAGAGATGCGCAAGGGGTTCAAGAGAAGCCAGTCTATTGAGAAGGCATCG GAGGCAGCTTCCATCATCGCCCAGAGATCAATGAACCCCAAGGAGCTGTTCAAGGACCGTGAACGTGGCAAGTTGGCAGACCCGTCTTTGTTCAATGCGAGCACACAGCCAG ACATGCAGATCTCAGCAGAGGCGCAGAGTGAAACCGAGAGGGTAGATGCAGAGCCCAAGGAGGAGCCACAGACTGTCTGGAACG TACCAGTACCAgtaccagcaccagcaccagcaccagcaccagtacCAGTACCTGCGGAGCAAGCTCAGAGTGAAGAAGGTTACAGCTGGCAGTTCCACCACTCAGACACAGTGGAGCACGAGGACATCTACCAGGATGCGGAGGGAAACGCAGAGGAGCAGCAGAAGTCGGAGCCAGTCCCCGCG TCTGTCCCTCAGGTCACGACGGAGCAGGCCGCCCCTGACGATCAGAACATTTATGAGACAACAGAGACCCCGGTGCAGGGGCTGTGTGCCAGGGCACTATACGACTATCAAGCTG CTGACAGCACAGAGACCCCCTTCGACCCGGACGACATCATCTCGGACATTGAGCAGATAGATGAAGGCTGGTGGCGGGGCTACGCTGCGGACGGCACCTTCGGCATGTTCCCAGCCAACTACGTGGAGCTGCTGACCGGGTAG